A window from Pseudomonas alloputida encodes these proteins:
- a CDS encoding cytochrome c oxidase subunit 3, translating into MASHEHYYVPAQSKWPIIATIGMFITVFGLGTWFNDMKAGHPDSHGPLIFFVGALFLAYMLFGWFGAVVKESRAGLYSPQLDRSFRWGMSWFIFSEVMFFLAFFGALFYVRVLAGPWLGGEGAKGVTHMLWPTFEFTWPLLHTPDPKLFPPPKEVIDPWHLPLINTILLVSSSVTITIAHHALRRDHRGPLKFWMALTIVLGISFIALQAFEYYEAYTKLGLTLGSGIYGATFFMLTGFHGAHVTLGTIILIVMFVRILRGHFNPEKHFGFEAASWYWHFVDVVWVGLFIFVYVL; encoded by the coding sequence ATGGCAAGTCATGAGCACTACTATGTTCCGGCGCAGAGCAAATGGCCGATCATCGCCACCATCGGCATGTTCATCACGGTATTCGGCCTGGGCACCTGGTTCAACGACATGAAGGCGGGCCACCCGGATTCCCACGGGCCGCTGATTTTCTTCGTGGGTGCGTTGTTTCTGGCCTACATGCTGTTCGGCTGGTTTGGGGCAGTGGTCAAGGAGAGCCGCGCCGGGTTGTACAGCCCGCAACTGGACCGCTCGTTCCGCTGGGGCATGAGCTGGTTCATCTTCTCCGAAGTGATGTTCTTCCTGGCCTTCTTCGGTGCGCTGTTCTATGTGCGCGTACTGGCGGGGCCGTGGCTGGGTGGCGAAGGGGCCAAAGGTGTTACGCACATGCTGTGGCCAACCTTCGAATTCACCTGGCCGCTGCTGCACACCCCCGACCCCAAGCTGTTCCCTCCCCCCAAGGAGGTGATCGACCCGTGGCACCTGCCGCTGATCAACACCATCCTGCTGGTCAGTTCCAGTGTGACAATCACCATTGCCCACCACGCCTTGCGCCGTGACCACCGCGGCCCGCTGAAATTCTGGATGGCGCTGACCATTGTCCTGGGCATCAGTTTTATCGCGCTGCAGGCCTTCGAGTACTACGAGGCCTATACCAAGCTGGGGCTGACACTGGGCTCAGGAATCTACGGTGCGACGTTTTTCATGCTGACCGGCTTCCACGGTGCCCACGTGACATTGGGCACGATCATTCTGATTGTGATGTTCGTGCGCATTCTGCGCGGGCATTTCAACCCGGAAAAACACTTCGGCTTCGAGGCAGCCAGTTGGTACTGGCACTTCGTCGATGTGGTGTGGGTGGGGTTGTTCATCTTTGTTTATGTGTTGTGA
- a CDS encoding cytochrome c oxidase assembly protein, producing the protein MNGLSVKRLVTRLLMLTVVMFAFGFALVPIYDVMCKAFGINGKTGGQYEGSQVSDPTRAVRVQFMSTNASDMVWDFYSTADQLEVNPGAVNQMIFIAHNPTDRPMSAQAIPSITPAEAAAYFHKTECFCFTQQVLQPGERIEMPVRFIVDRDLPASVKHLTLAYTLFDITARHPPVAHVAAQDVQGAR; encoded by the coding sequence ATGAACGGCCTGTCGGTGAAACGCCTGGTAACGCGCCTGTTGATGCTGACGGTGGTGATGTTCGCCTTCGGCTTCGCGCTGGTGCCGATCTACGACGTCATGTGCAAAGCCTTCGGTATCAACGGCAAGACCGGCGGCCAATACGAAGGTAGCCAGGTCAGTGACCCGACGCGTGCTGTGCGGGTGCAGTTCATGTCGACCAATGCCAGCGACATGGTCTGGGACTTCTACTCCACTGCCGACCAGCTGGAGGTCAACCCGGGGGCGGTGAACCAGATGATCTTCATTGCCCACAACCCGACCGACCGGCCGATGAGTGCGCAGGCAATACCCAGCATTACCCCGGCCGAGGCCGCGGCCTACTTCCACAAGACCGAGTGCTTCTGCTTTACCCAGCAGGTGCTGCAGCCCGGCGAACGCATCGAGATGCCGGTGCGCTTCATCGTCGACCGCGACCTGCCGGCCAGCGTGAAGCACCTGACACTGGCCTACACCTTGTTCGACATCACCGCTCGCCACCCGCCGGTCGCGCACGTTGCGGCGCAGGACGTCCAGGGCGCCCGTTAA
- a CDS encoding COX15/CtaA family protein produces MARPGFRLAVFATLLALLVVLLGAYTRLTHAGLGCPDWPGCYGFISVPKTDVQLAHAELHFPEHPVEAAKGWAEMVHRYFAGSLAVVIALLAFQAMRRHARDGQPYRLPMLLLGVVLAQAAFGMWTVTLKLWPQVVTAHLLGGFTTLSLLFLLSLRLSRAFAPLPKLPLSLRRIAALALLVVIGQIALGGWVSANYAAVACIDLPTCHGQWWPAADFSNGFHLTQHVGPNYLGGQLDSDARTAIHISHRLGALLVTCVLLMLSWKLHRCGLPGLSRLVLLALALQVGLGISNVVFHLPLAVAVAHNAGGAMLLLSMVLVNYRIRVVDKVRVGVGHGWRLRPVVGVGISHHMRNDSWRRF; encoded by the coding sequence ATGGCCAGACCTGGATTTCGCCTTGCTGTGTTCGCCACCCTGCTGGCACTGCTGGTCGTCCTGCTCGGTGCCTATACCCGCCTGACCCACGCCGGCCTCGGTTGCCCCGACTGGCCCGGGTGTTATGGCTTTATCAGCGTGCCCAAGACTGACGTGCAGTTGGCCCATGCCGAGCTGCACTTTCCTGAGCACCCGGTGGAAGCTGCCAAGGGCTGGGCCGAGATGGTCCACCGCTACTTTGCCGGTAGCCTGGCCGTGGTGATCGCCCTGCTCGCTTTCCAGGCAATGCGCCGGCATGCACGCGATGGGCAGCCTTATCGCCTGCCGATGCTGCTACTGGGTGTGGTGCTGGCCCAGGCAGCCTTCGGTATGTGGACGGTCACCCTGAAACTATGGCCGCAGGTGGTCACGGCGCACTTGCTGGGTGGCTTTACCACGTTGAGCTTGCTGTTCCTGTTGTCTCTGCGTCTGTCCCGGGCCTTTGCGCCCTTGCCGAAACTGCCGCTGAGCCTGCGCCGGATCGCTGCGCTGGCGCTGCTGGTGGTAATCGGCCAGATCGCCCTGGGCGGTTGGGTCAGCGCCAACTACGCCGCCGTGGCCTGCATCGACCTGCCGACCTGCCATGGCCAGTGGTGGCCAGCTGCGGACTTCAGCAACGGCTTCCACCTGACCCAGCACGTCGGCCCCAATTACCTTGGCGGGCAGTTGGACAGTGATGCGCGTACGGCCATCCACATCAGCCACAGGCTGGGCGCGCTGCTGGTGACCTGCGTGCTGCTGATGCTCAGCTGGAAGCTGCACCGCTGTGGTCTCCCCGGCCTGTCGCGGCTGGTGCTGCTGGCGCTGGCCTTGCAAGTGGGCCTGGGCATCAGCAACGTGGTGTTCCACCTGCCGCTGGCGGTGGCTGTTGCGCACAATGCCGGCGGGGCGATGCTGCTGCTGAGCATGGTGCTGGTGAACTACCGCATTCGAGTGGTCGACAAGGTTCGAGTGGGTGTCGGCCATGGCTGGCGTCTGCGGCCGGTGGTCGGGGTGGGTATCTCCCATCATATGAGGAACGACTCGTGGCGACGCTTCTAA
- a CDS encoding SCO family protein, whose protein sequence is MTRTQKTVFILVALVALILGLTVNKVLNGRDQPNPAELIDAGIILLPQSRAVADVTMTNQDGQPVQMDDLKGKWSLLFFGYTYCPDICPTTLAQLRQVKSELPKDAVDLLQVVLVSVDPNRDTPNQLKQYLGYFDKDFVGVAGSIEDTQKLANALSIPFIPADTSKPGYTVDHSGNLAIVGPDGRQRGFIRAPFNNQKLGAQLPGLVKRD, encoded by the coding sequence ATGACCCGAACCCAGAAAACCGTCTTCATCCTCGTTGCCCTGGTCGCGTTGATCCTGGGCCTGACCGTCAACAAGGTGCTTAATGGTCGTGACCAGCCCAACCCTGCCGAGCTGATCGATGCGGGCATCATCCTGCTGCCGCAGAGCCGCGCCGTGGCCGATGTCACCATGACCAACCAGGACGGCCAGCCGGTGCAGATGGATGACCTCAAGGGCAAATGGTCGCTGCTGTTCTTTGGCTACACCTACTGCCCGGACATCTGCCCGACCACCCTGGCCCAGCTGCGTCAGGTGAAGAGCGAGCTGCCCAAGGATGCCGTCGACCTGCTGCAGGTGGTGTTGGTGAGCGTGGACCCTAACCGCGATACGCCGAACCAGCTGAAGCAGTATCTGGGCTATTTCGACAAGGACTTTGTCGGCGTGGCGGGGTCGATCGAGGATACCCAGAAGCTGGCCAATGCCTTGAGCATTCCGTTCATTCCGGCGGATACCAGCAAGCCGGGGTATACCGTGGATCACAGCGGTAACCTGGCGATTGTCGGCCCGGATGGGAGACAGCGTGGGTTCATTCGGGCGCCGTTCAACAACCAGAAGCTGGGGGCGCAGTTGCCGGGGCTGGTCAAGCGGGATTGA
- a CDS encoding methionine ABC transporter permease, whose product MDALNFFANVDWAEIWLATVDTMIMLFGSLFFTVLLGLPLGVLLFLCGPKQMFEQKGVYALLSLVVNILRSLPFIILLIVMIPFTVLITGTSLGVAGAIPPLVVGATPFFARLVETALREVDRGIIEATQSMGATTRQIITSALLPEARPGIFAAITVTAITLVSYTAMAGVVGAGGLGDLAIRFGYQRFQTDVMVVTVVLLLVLVQVLQSVGDKLVVHFSRK is encoded by the coding sequence ATGGACGCCCTGAATTTCTTTGCCAACGTCGACTGGGCCGAAATCTGGCTGGCCACCGTCGATACCATGATCATGCTGTTCGGCTCGCTGTTCTTCACCGTGCTACTGGGCCTGCCACTGGGCGTGCTGCTGTTCCTCTGCGGGCCGAAGCAGATGTTCGAACAGAAGGGCGTCTATGCGCTGCTGTCGCTGGTGGTCAACATCCTGCGCTCGCTGCCATTCATCATTTTGCTGATCGTGATGATCCCGTTCACCGTGCTGATCACCGGTACCTCGCTGGGCGTTGCAGGCGCCATCCCGCCGCTGGTAGTGGGTGCCACGCCGTTCTTTGCGCGCCTGGTTGAAACCGCCTTGCGTGAAGTGGACCGCGGCATCATCGAAGCCACCCAGTCGATGGGCGCCACCACCCGCCAGATCATCACCAGTGCGCTGCTGCCGGAAGCCCGTCCGGGCATCTTCGCGGCCATAACGGTAACCGCCATCACCCTGGTTTCTTACACTGCCATGGCCGGTGTGGTGGGTGCCGGTGGCCTTGGTGACCTGGCTATCCGCTTCGGTTACCAGCGTTTCCAGACCGATGTGATGGTAGTGACCGTGGTACTGCTGCTGGTACTGGTTCAAGTCCTGCAGAGCGTGGGCGACAAACTGGTCGTGCATTTTTCCCGTAAATAA
- the cyoE gene encoding heme o synthase: protein MATLLSVRRARWRDYLELTKPKVVVLMLITSLAGMFLATRAGVSWSVLLFGNLGIGLCAGGAAVVNHVVDRRIDALMARTHKRPLAQGRVEPLPALLFALALALLGMVLLLVFTNALTAWLTLASLLGYAVLYTGFLKRATPQNIVIGGLAGAAPPLLGWVAVSGHVSAEPLLLVLIIFAWTPPHFWALAIHRKEEYAKADIPMLPVTHGERYTKLHILLYTLILLAVSLLPYAIHMSGPLYLVCALALGLRFLQWAWVLYRSSRPHAAIGTFKYSIGYLFALFIALLLDHYLLLNL from the coding sequence GTGGCGACGCTTCTAAGCGTACGACGGGCCCGCTGGCGCGATTACCTTGAGCTGACCAAGCCCAAGGTGGTGGTGCTGATGCTGATCACCTCGCTGGCGGGCATGTTCCTGGCCACCCGGGCGGGCGTCAGCTGGAGCGTGCTGTTGTTCGGCAACCTGGGCATCGGCCTGTGTGCGGGTGGTGCGGCAGTGGTCAATCATGTGGTGGATCGGCGCATTGATGCGCTGATGGCACGCACCCACAAACGGCCTTTGGCCCAAGGCCGAGTCGAGCCCCTGCCGGCGCTGTTGTTCGCCTTGGCCCTGGCGCTGCTGGGCATGGTCCTGCTGCTGGTGTTCACCAACGCCCTCACCGCCTGGCTGACCCTGGCCTCATTACTCGGTTATGCGGTGCTCTACACCGGCTTTCTCAAGCGCGCCACGCCACAGAACATCGTCATCGGTGGCCTGGCCGGTGCCGCTCCGCCGTTGCTCGGCTGGGTGGCGGTAAGCGGCCATGTCAGCGCCGAACCCTTGCTGCTTGTGTTGATCATTTTCGCCTGGACCCCGCCGCATTTCTGGGCGCTGGCCATCCACCGCAAGGAGGAATACGCCAAGGCCGATATCCCGATGTTGCCGGTGACCCACGGCGAGCGCTACACCAAACTGCATATCCTGCTGTACACCCTGATCCTGCTGGCAGTGAGCCTGCTCCCGTATGCCATCCACATGAGTGGCCCGCTGTACCTGGTCTGTGCCCTAGCCTTGGGCCTGCGCTTCCTGCAATGGGCTTGGGTGTTGTACCGTAGCAGCCGGCCGCACGCGGCGATCGGCACCTTCAAGTACTCTATCGGCTACCTGTTCGCGCTGTTCATTGCGTTGCTTCTTGACCACTACCTGTTGCTGAACCTATGA
- a CDS encoding SURF1 family protein, translating to MRPFRPGWVPTLAVLALLPGLITLGCWQLGRAEEKRVLLATYAERRIEAPIATAQLFSKEDNAFRRVHLYGRFDAEHSVLLDNRMRDGKAGVELLQPFHDQASGLWLLINRGWLPWLDRRVPVHFETPAQALALDASVYVAPGSTFQLHPDPIGGQWPHLLTAIDAAQLWQQLDREGFAQELRLEPGPASYRLDWPVVAMSPEKHVGYAVQWFALATALVLLYLYFGWHQNKEKRHGHRHATGRA from the coding sequence GTGAGGCCGTTTCGCCCAGGCTGGGTACCGACGCTGGCGGTGCTTGCACTGCTGCCGGGACTGATTACGCTTGGTTGCTGGCAACTCGGCCGTGCCGAGGAAAAGCGCGTGCTGCTGGCCACCTATGCAGAACGGCGGATTGAAGCGCCGATAGCCACCGCCCAGCTCTTCTCGAAAGAAGACAACGCCTTCCGCCGCGTGCACCTGTATGGCCGCTTCGACGCCGAGCACAGCGTGCTGCTGGACAACCGCATGCGCGACGGCAAAGCCGGTGTCGAGCTGCTGCAGCCCTTCCACGACCAAGCCAGCGGCCTGTGGTTGCTGATCAATCGTGGCTGGCTGCCATGGCTGGACCGCCGGGTGCCGGTGCACTTCGAAACCCCTGCCCAGGCCTTGGCGCTGGATGCCTCTGTGTATGTCGCGCCCGGTAGCACCTTCCAACTGCACCCGGACCCCATCGGCGGGCAATGGCCGCATCTGTTGACCGCTATCGATGCCGCGCAGCTATGGCAACAGCTTGATCGCGAAGGCTTCGCCCAGGAATTGCGCCTGGAGCCGGGCCCTGCGAGCTATCGCCTGGACTGGCCGGTTGTCGCCATGAGCCCCGAAAAACACGTCGGCTATGCCGTGCAGTGGTTTGCCCTGGCTACCGCTCTGGTTCTGCTCTACCTCTACTTCGGCTGGCATCAAAACAAGGAGAAACGCCATGGCCACCGCCACGCCACTGGACGCGCCTGA
- a CDS encoding MetQ/NlpA family ABC transporter substrate-binding protein → MKKLLAVAAAVAAFSAQADTLTVAATPVPHAEILNFVKPQLAKEGVELKVKEFTDYIQPNVQVAEKRLDANFFQHQPYLDEFNKAKGTSLVSVAGVHIEPLGVYSTKIKKLDELSSGATVVIPNDATNGGRALLLLDKAGVIKLKDNKNILSTVKDVAENPKNVKFRELEAATIPRVLTQVDAALINTNYALEAKLNPEKDALAIEGSDSPYVNILVARPDNKDSDDMKKLAAALHSPEVKQFIIEKYKGAVVPAF, encoded by the coding sequence ATGAAGAAGCTGCTTGCTGTCGCTGCCGCTGTCGCGGCCTTCTCGGCCCAGGCCGATACCCTTACCGTCGCCGCCACCCCGGTGCCGCACGCCGAGATCCTCAACTTCGTCAAACCACAGCTGGCGAAAGAAGGCGTAGAGCTGAAGGTCAAGGAATTCACCGACTACATCCAGCCGAACGTGCAGGTGGCGGAAAAGCGCCTGGACGCCAACTTCTTCCAGCACCAGCCTTACCTGGATGAATTCAACAAGGCCAAGGGCACCAGCCTGGTGAGCGTGGCCGGCGTGCACATCGAGCCACTGGGCGTGTATTCGACCAAGATCAAGAAACTGGACGAGCTGTCCTCCGGCGCCACCGTGGTCATCCCCAACGACGCCACCAACGGCGGCCGCGCCTTGCTGCTGCTGGACAAGGCTGGCGTGATCAAGCTCAAGGACAACAAGAACATCCTGTCGACCGTGAAGGATGTTGCCGAAAACCCGAAAAACGTGAAGTTCCGTGAGCTGGAAGCCGCCACCATCCCGCGTGTGCTGACCCAGGTAGATGCCGCCCTGATCAACACCAACTACGCGCTGGAAGCCAAGCTGAACCCGGAAAAAGACGCGCTGGCCATCGAGGGCAGCGACTCGCCCTACGTGAACATCCTGGTTGCCCGCCCGGACAACAAGGACTCGGACGACATGAAGAAACTGGCGGCTGCACTGCACTCGCCTGAGGTGAAGCAGTTCATCATCGAGAAGTACAAAGGCGCTGTGGTTCCGGCGTTCTGA
- a CDS encoding twin transmembrane helix small protein encodes MLKAAIVLMLLATIASLFSGLVFLVKDDENSTRLLKALTVRVTLAALTIGLVAWGLISGQLVSHAPF; translated from the coding sequence ATGCTCAAGGCCGCGATTGTCCTGATGCTGTTGGCCACGATTGCCAGCCTGTTCAGTGGCCTGGTGTTTCTGGTCAAGGATGATGAAAACTCGACCCGCCTGCTCAAGGCCCTGACCGTACGGGTGACTCTGGCGGCCTTGACAATAGGCCTGGTCGCCTGGGGCTTGATCAGCGGTCAACTGGTCTCCCACGCCCCTTTCTGA